From a region of the Streptococcus ruminantium genome:
- a CDS encoding lactococcin 972 family bacteriocin, whose translation MSSLLTIMLTIPVVVLAVEVGGGYWNYGVGWSGNFGYSDYLHNSKTHSSSIKFDGQVVASSRAQPGVWAKSVYYRFPPTRMSYYWNTY comes from the coding sequence TTGTCCAGCCTCCTAACAATAATGCTCACAATTCCAGTTGTTGTCCTAGCTGTTGAGGTTGGAGGTGGCTATTGGAATTATGGAGTTGGATGGAGTGGAAACTTCGGATATTCAGACTATTTGCACAACTCTAAAACACACAGTTCTTCTATCAAATTTGATGGTCAAGTTGTAGCATCAAGTCGCGCTCAACCAGGTGTTTGGGCCAAGAGTGTTTATTATAGATTTCCACCAACTAGAATGTCCTACTACTGGAATACTTACTAA
- the ylqF gene encoding ribosome biogenesis GTPase YlqF, protein MATIQWFPGHMSKARRQVQENIKHVDFVTILVDARLPQSSQNPMLTKIVGDKPKLMILNKVDLADPSRTKEWQSYFESQGIRTLAINSKEQATVKKVTDAAKSLMKDKIERLRERGIQKETLRTMIIGIPNAGKSTLMNRLAGKKIAVVGNKPGVTKGQQWLKSNKNLEILDTPGILWPKFEDQEVGLKLALTGAIKDQLLPMDEVTIFGLDYFKVHYPERLLERFKGMDLEQETPELIMTWTQKLGFRDDYDRFYHLFVKDVRDGRLGTYTLDKVSDLDGND, encoded by the coding sequence ATGGCTACTATTCAATGGTTTCCCGGTCACATGTCAAAGGCTCGCCGTCAGGTACAGGAAAATATCAAACACGTTGATTTTGTGACGATTTTAGTTGATGCACGACTACCCCAATCCAGCCAAAATCCCATGCTAACCAAGATTGTTGGTGATAAGCCCAAGCTGATGATTCTCAATAAGGTGGACTTGGCCGATCCAAGTCGTACTAAAGAATGGCAGAGCTATTTTGAATCTCAAGGGATTCGCACCCTTGCTATCAACTCAAAAGAGCAAGCAACGGTGAAAAAAGTCACCGACGCAGCCAAAAGTCTGATGAAGGATAAGATTGAACGACTACGCGAAAGAGGAATTCAAAAGGAAACCTTACGTACGATGATTATCGGTATTCCAAATGCAGGCAAATCTACCCTGATGAACCGTCTTGCTGGTAAGAAAATCGCTGTGGTTGGAAATAAACCAGGAGTCACCAAAGGGCAACAGTGGCTCAAATCTAATAAAAACCTAGAAATTTTGGATACCCCAGGGATTCTCTGGCCTAAGTTTGAAGACCAAGAGGTAGGGTTGAAGTTAGCCCTGACAGGCGCTATCAAAGATCAACTTTTGCCAATGGATGAGGTTACCATTTTTGGTTTGGACTATTTTAAAGTTCACTATCCAGAACGCTTATTAGAGCGCTTTAAGGGAATGGATTTAGAACAGGAAACACCTGAACTTATCATGACTTGGACACAGAAATTGGGCTTTCGTGATGACTATGACCGTTTTTATCATCTTTTTGTTAAGGATGTTCGAGATGGGCGCCTAGGTACCTATACATTGGATAAGGTGAGTGATTTGGATGGCAACGATTAA
- a CDS encoding ribonuclease HII, translating to MATIKEVTALLARVDSLESPIWSDLALDERAGVQAAIKKRQKELKKEAAEDARLEAMLCYEKALYENGVEWIAGVDEVGRGPLAGPVVAAAVILPKGCKIRYLNDSKKIPKSRHEAIYQEVMEQAVAIGIGIKNAEIIDQVNIYEATKLAMLEALEKLDKEPQHLLVDAMKLDSSIPQTSIIKGDANSLSIAAASIVAKVTRDRLMADYDREFSGYGFAKNAGYGTAEHVEGLNKLGITPIHRRSFEPIKSLVEGGAS from the coding sequence ATGGCAACGATTAAAGAAGTGACAGCTCTGCTGGCTAGGGTGGACAGTCTAGAAAGTCCGATATGGTCTGACTTGGCTCTGGATGAGCGAGCAGGTGTTCAGGCTGCCATTAAGAAACGCCAAAAGGAGCTGAAAAAAGAAGCAGCAGAAGATGCTCGCTTAGAAGCTATGCTATGCTACGAAAAAGCCCTCTACGAAAATGGGGTCGAGTGGATAGCTGGTGTTGATGAAGTTGGTCGGGGGCCTTTGGCGGGGCCGGTGGTGGCAGCGGCGGTCATCTTGCCAAAAGGCTGTAAAATTCGTTACCTCAACGATTCCAAAAAAATTCCTAAATCTAGGCATGAAGCTATCTACCAAGAGGTAATGGAGCAAGCAGTAGCGATTGGTATTGGGATAAAGAATGCTGAAATAATTGACCAAGTGAACATTTATGAAGCGACTAAATTGGCTATGTTAGAGGCTTTAGAAAAGTTAGATAAAGAACCCCAGCACCTCTTGGTAGATGCTATGAAGCTGGATAGTTCCATTCCTCAGACATCCATCATCAAAGGCGATGCGAATAGTCTATCCATTGCAGCAGCTTCTATTGTTGCCAAGGTGACACGGGATAGGCTGATGGCGGATTACGATAGAGAATTTTCTGGCTATGGCTTTGCTAAGAATGCTGGCTATGGAACTGCTGAACACGTGGAAGGTTTGAACAAACTTGGCATTACACCTATTCACCGTAGAAGTTTTGAACCTATCAAGTCTTTGGTAGAAGGAGGAGCGAGCTAG
- a CDS encoding YdcF family protein has protein sequence MPVLIGLFFLSLVVFIALYFIERRSIFISLFALNIFIWTVASVISTGILESNEIVRLLAIAVAMVLLLFLLSGPVVLLLTLYLNGFQILKREGFCFRNFLSIGLAVGLTFYFFIAPFVVRSLSDISFFNMLFIYVGFLVSYAIFISILYTISSFINLINLFSGKLDYVVVLGAGLIGDKVTPLLASRIDKGIAIYQKHSGSKLIMSGGQGADELIPEGQAMANYAMEQGVAAEDIIIESQSINTEENLKFSQTLMKKDSRFALVTNYYHVFRALLLARKLKMKCIGYGAKTKFYFSLNAFIREFVGYLVMSRNVHIIFLGIVSVIYLLGMVVSLMY, from the coding sequence GTGCCTGTTCTTATTGGTTTATTTTTTCTATCTTTGGTCGTCTTTATCGCTCTTTATTTTATTGAAAGACGATCTATTTTTATATCACTTTTTGCTCTAAATATCTTCATTTGGACTGTGGCTTCTGTGATTTCTACAGGAATTTTAGAGAGCAATGAAATCGTGCGACTATTAGCTATTGCGGTGGCTATGGTATTATTGTTGTTCTTGCTAAGTGGTCCTGTCGTTCTGCTTCTTACTCTTTATTTAAATGGTTTTCAGATTTTGAAAAGAGAAGGTTTTTGTTTCCGTAATTTCCTGTCAATAGGATTGGCAGTTGGCTTAACATTCTACTTTTTTATCGCACCGTTTGTTGTCCGATCTCTTTCTGATATTAGTTTTTTCAATATGCTTTTCATCTATGTTGGGTTCCTAGTGTCCTACGCTATTTTTATTAGCATTCTTTATACAATTTCTAGTTTTATCAATCTGATCAATCTATTTTCTGGGAAGCTAGACTATGTGGTCGTATTGGGAGCAGGACTGATTGGTGATAAGGTAACGCCATTGTTGGCTTCGCGGATTGATAAAGGCATAGCAATTTATCAGAAACACTCAGGCAGCAAACTAATTATGTCAGGTGGCCAGGGGGCTGATGAGCTCATTCCGGAAGGTCAGGCTATGGCAAATTATGCTATGGAACAAGGAGTTGCTGCCGAAGATATTATTATTGAAAGTCAATCTATCAACACAGAGGAAAATCTAAAATTTTCCCAAACCTTGATGAAGAAGGATAGTCGTTTTGCGCTTGTAACCAATTACTACCATGTTTTTAGAGCTCTCTTATTAGCTCGGAAATTGAAAATGAAATGTATTGGCTATGGAGCTAAAACCAAGTTTTACTTTAGTCTCAATGCCTTCATTCGTGAATTTGTAGGCTACCTAGTTATGAGTCGGAATGTGCACATAATCTTTTTAGGCATTGTATCAGTGATTTATTTGCTGGGAATGGTTGTTAGTTTGATGTATTAA